The Rosa chinensis cultivar Old Blush chromosome 7, RchiOBHm-V2, whole genome shotgun sequence DNA segment AGTTGACAAGATACTTAGTATCCCACTAAGTAGAATTGCATCTGAAGATCGACTTAGATGGATGCCAGAAAGAAAAGGTGACTACTTGGTTAAGTCTGCATATTGGCTTGCTCGACAGCAAGTAATGGGAAACTTCCTAGCCTCTACTTCATCAGGGGACCCTTACCATTTTCTGTGGAAGAAAATATGGAATGCAAGGGTGTCGGGAGGGTGAAAATCTGTGTATGGAGAGCTGTGAAAAATATCCTGCCTATAAGAGAGCAGTTGAGTCATAAGGGCTACACTGGTCCGGGTAATTGTTTATTATGTAAGGAAGTGTGTGAGACAAACAATCATGTCTTTCGCTATTGCCCTGTTGCTAAAGAAGCTCTTAGGGTAGCAGCTATCCCACTTCAAAGCAGCATGCCTTGCAACTTCAAATATTGGGATGTTAACTCAAGGGAAGCATCTTGACAACGGATATTGGGAGAGGTTAATCATGCTTGTTTGGGCTCTTGGAAGAACAGGAACAAGAAGTTGTGGAATGATACCACTCAAACAGCCCAGGCCATTGTGGTTGGTTCGTTGAGTTAGTATCAGCAATTTTTACAAGTGCAACAAATGGAAATGCAAATGCATAGTCGAGCAACTAAGCCTAGTAAATATTGGACTCCACCGCCAAGTCAAAAGCTTAAAATCAGTATTGATGGAGCTTTCCTACCCTCTAAGCATATTGGGGGTATTGGTGGAGTTATCAGAAAAGAGGATGGCTCTTTTGTTGCTGGCTTTTCTCAGTCCCTTCAATATGTGTCGTCTCCAAAGCAGGTGGAGCTGTTAGCCATTAGAGCTGGAATTGACTTACTACTGCAACTCAGATTAGAGAACGTATATGTGGAAAGCGACTGCCAGCTTGCCATCCAAGAGGTGGGTGcaaatgattttgagttaaatcAAAATGCCAACCTACTTGCTAATATACATCATAGTAGTAAACCTGTAAAAAAATCTGTTTTTCTtgtttgctcccagaactgccAATATAGTGGCACATAGATTAGCTGCTTTTGGTTATGAATCCAATACCAATCAGGTATGGATTGATCGAGCTCCAACAATTATTCTGGATGCTTTAGAGTCTGATTGTAATCATTTACCAAAAATTCAATAAAGCTTTGTGGTtttactccaaaaaaaaaagtaattcatTTGCTTTTGATTGACCTCCATCTTTAATTTGTTTAGTAATATCAGAAACGCGCCATCTTACCTCCGTCCTCTTCTGTTTCAATCTCTCTTACCAAATTTCATCCATGTCATCCAAAACTCAAATTCAATGCACAGAACACTATCCAACTTTCATGTTTGCTTTTATTATATCCGAACTCTCATGTAATGCTTCTGAATGAAACTTGGAGCCTCATTTTCGTGTCTCGACCAAATCAGGttattccttttttttgttctttctttttttttcttttttttttctttttgaaaagattGTGCTAATAGTGATAATACTTCAGGCAACAAAGCTAGACTTTCAAAGTCCAAAATACATTTCATGTCATCCCAAGTTCACTCTAGTTTCACTGTTATAATACTATTCTACACACGAAAAGGCACAGAGAACGTCAGAGTCAGTTTGAGACCGTCCCTCAAACTGATTCATGACTAACAAAGTATTAAAGACGTTCATCTGGGTCCGGATTCTCCTGTATTAGATTTATCCAGAAGTATGAAACAAAAACACATTCCCTGCCATTTTTATTAGGAAAACCATAATTCCAGAATGGGGTGTAGTAGCAAAACATCACAATTACATAGAATCCAATAAACACGTAAAGATTTAAATTACACATAAACCTGAAGAACAATAACATAGCATCTTCTAGCATTAGCATCTAATATTCAGTTTCCAAACTTGAAAACCAAGTCTACAGATTGATTGTTTCGACGTCCAAAGCCACAAACTAGACAAACCAGAATACACACATAACACTACTGCAACGGTCAATAATCCTAATCAGCTTGTGCCAGACTTGAGAGCCTGCAAACAGATACTAAACGAGTATCACAATATGATAGCGACGAAACTCTTAATTATATGATAATGACGACAGATACTAAACGAGTATCACAATACAATAGTGACAAAATTCTTGATTATATGATAGTAAAAAGAATTATTGAGTATTGACATATACGGATTTTATCTAGTTGACacctgatattttttttttaaccccatttaacACATACAACTATCATACAACTATAGCCAGTAAACTTCTGTATATGATTTGAGCATTATGAGCATTACTTGGTTCTTAAAATCTCTACAAACAAGACTCAAAGGAGTAGCAAACTTTTTGAGTTCTGCAATAGTTAAGCTAGTGATGACCATACAGGACAACGTCTTAGCCAGTCAACCATGGCTATACAGAGGAATCAACAAGATATTCGTATTAATTCAATCTATCCGGTaatcttttgttttcttaatgCAAGATTAATTGGCAGTTTACCTAGGCTAGAGAACCAAACGTCAAAGCAAACAAGCTCTAATTGTAACAATCCAAGACAAAaacaaactttcctctttctgGATAAAAAAACTCTAAGGGATTCACACTGTGAGTTAAGATAAATGTAAGTTATTATCCCAAAATGCAGTTCGTGCAAAATAAAACAAGTACCTAATATAATAACTAGCTATCCATAGGACAATAAAAATAGCAGATAATAACGCACTAtacaacaaagaaaagaaatcaattTATTAGGTTTCCAATAATGAAACAATTTATTCAAAGAAATTTACAAGTAGTGTTCTGAATGAACTGGTTTAATGAAGTCGATTAAAATGAAGTCCTCATAAGAACTTAAACCCAAGATAATGTGAGTGAAATTTGAAGGAACAACTTTCAGCATAACATACAGACATAATGAACAAGTTATTCAAGAAAACCTACCTGTAAGAACTGTTAAAGCTACATGAGAAAAATTTAGTTACATCGGTTGCCAATGGAGTGGCGAAGCATCGTTAATGCGTGAAACCCACAACAGAAAAATGAGGTTTCAACAATTCATGATTTAGAAACTGACTTATGCGCAGAATTTGTAGGCAAATTTCATCAAATGATTCAACAATTCAAATCAATTAGGCAGATGAGATTACCTGTACAGTGACTTAACTGCATGACGTAGCTGCCACAAGTAGTTTACAAAGTACAAGCTTCAACAGCTGAGACTCGAACATCAATCCTTTCAAGCAGTTTGGTATAAGAAAGATCCAGTTGGTTGTTCAAAAGTTCAGTTTCATTATACCCTATATTGCCACCGCCCCCAGTGCAACCAACAGCATCAATACCTTCAAGTTGAATGGTCTGACCAAAGAGTTGAAAAGAACTTCTTCCGACCTTTGTCGAGTTGCAGTTTCGATTCCCATCAAGTTCCATGCCAAAGGAATGTGGACTACTCTGGCTATCTGGTGATAATTGATCAGACTGTGGACTTCCAATGTTCAACTCAGTTGACACCCTCTTCAACCTTGGCACCATGTTGTTGTTGCCAAAGGAATTATAGGTGCACATCCGAGGAGAATTTTCATTTAACAAATGAGACACATTGGATACACAGAATAGATCTTGCCTGGCTCCCTGCATGCCAGCAGGAAAAATGTTATAGTTCAACAAGGAAGCATTGAATTGCCCCATTGTTGAATTAGCTGCTCCGGTTATAGGTATCATGAATTCTTCCTCTCCATTTCTCAGCAGCCCAGGATTCAGTGGAGCTCGGAGTCTCTTTGTGGGGGGAAATACAGTATGAAGTGAAGGTACAGTATGAAGAGAAGGTGTTGATGCAACAAAGTCAACTTGCCATGGGCTCACCCTCTTAGCATTCTGCAGAACTTCAGGTTCATCCCATGTAACCTATTATATAGAGATCATTAGATAACTAAATACTAGGCGTGAACTATAAAATTTAAAATAGTATATGCTAAAGGCAATGAGTTCAGCATACGACAAAATGTAAAATTTTAAAACATCCAACGGATATAGTATCACAGAGGTATCGATCAAGTAACTCGTTCAATCCCACTTCTCCTCCAACATTTTTTATACAAGTTAAATGAACCTAACCTATTATAAatcattcaaaacaagcaactaTAGAACAATTCAGGCTGAGTTGCTttatcaaaaatcaaatattcTCATTAATCCCAGAAATCTTAACAGTAATATTGCAACAAGCATAAAAGATAAAAATCAAAGCCACAACAGTAGTATCCTCTGGAATACAATTAAAACATAATAACTGATCAATTCATAAATGAAATCAATCATTGAAAGTCTATTCCAAATCAATCACTGATATTTACAGAAAACTACATCCAACTGGATCTACATTACAGTAAAATGTGCCATATAAACATCAATGAGTTTCAATGAGAAGCTAATAACAAGTGCAAAGCAATTGCCTCTACATTTCCCTTGACTCAATCAGTTgttaatataaattcaaagcCAAAAGCTGAGGAGAGAAATGAAATACCTGAAGCATACGCCATGGGGATCCCTTCCAAGGCCCATTCTCCGGAACAAAGGCTGAAGACAGAGTGCCCTGAAACCAAGTCATCCTGGAGGAGTCATCAGTCTCCATGGCCATCTTGACTCTCATCCCAGCCGTCCAAAACACCTTCAATGCCTTCTCCACCACCTCTGCCTTCACCACAAAGTCGGCCCACCCAGCTTTCGGATAATACACCACCTCAAACGGCATGTCCTGCGCCGCCATCTCGGCAGCCTCCGCCACAGCCTCCGCCGAAAGCCTCGTCTTAAACCCGTCACCTCCAGAACGTTCCTCCTCCGACTTCAGCCCAATGTGAGAGCTCCACCTGCCGCAATCGCCGCCGGCGCTCGCCCTCACGGCCCGCCTCACCCCGACGTACATCTCCCCACCTCTGGAGCTCCTCATGAACACCAcagagtcgccggcgacgagcATCTTGTGATTGACGAACTTGCTCCAGCCGGTGGTGAGCAAGTGCCTCCGGGGAGTCCCGCGGTAGATGTGGCGGAAGTCCCAAACGCCGCCGTGCAGGTCGGTGACGGAGAGGGTCTGGACCGGCGGCTCAGCCTGGTAGTTAAGCGGCGGGAAAATCGAGTCAGCACAGAACCTCGGGACAGAGAAACCACCGCCATTGTTAGCATCGGAAGGAGTCAAGATCTTAGCGAACGACACCACCCTATCGCCGCCGTCGTCCTCCTCCTCTCCCTCCTCCGCCGCGGCGGCGGCGCTCAGTTCGCGGTGGTGAGGGGAGAGTCCGGAGTGAACAGGATGGAGGAGGAGCTTGGCGAGGACCTCGTCGGTGGTGGGATCAGCGAGGAACTGGACGGCGGCGATGCGGCAGAGAATAAGGGGCTGGGAGAGGacgagaggagagagaagaaccggagcggaggaggaggaggtggagtgTTCGAGGTGGCCTTGGGGGAAGTAGTAAACCCTAGAATGGAGAGTGGGGATGGTGACGGAGTTGCCGGCGCAGGCCCGCCAGATTTTGGGGTCGATGGAGACGAGCTGCGGCGGCGGAGGCGcgtg contains these protein-coding regions:
- the LOC112180012 gene encoding auxin response factor 17, with the translated sequence MPPNSHRHTRSRSHSHSHSHSHAPPPPQLVSIDPKIWRACAGNSVTIPTLHSRVYYFPQGHLEHSTSSSSAPVLLSPLVLSQPLILCRIAAVQFLADPTTDEVLAKLLLHPVHSGLSPHHRELSAAAAAEEGEEEDDGGDRVVSFAKILTPSDANNGGGFSVPRFCADSIFPPLNYQAEPPVQTLSVTDLHGGVWDFRHIYRGTPRRHLLTTGWSKFVNHKMLVAGDSVVFMRSSRGGEMYVGVRRAVRASAGGDCGRWSSHIGLKSEEERSGGDGFKTRLSAEAVAEAAEMAAQDMPFEVVYYPKAGWADFVVKAEVVEKALKVFWTAGMRVKMAMETDDSSRMTWFQGTLSSAFVPENGPWKGSPWRMLQVTWDEPEVLQNAKRVSPWQVDFVASTPSLHTVPSLHTVFPPTKRLRAPLNPGLLRNGEEEFMIPITGAANSTMGQFNASLLNYNIFPAGMQGARQDLFCVSNVSHLLNENSPRMCTYNSFGNNNMVPRLKRVSTELNIGSPQSDQLSPDSQSSPHSFGMELDGNRNCNSTKVGRSSFQLFGQTIQLEGIDAVGCTGGGGNIGYNETELLNNQLDLSYTKLLERIDVRVSAVEACTL